The sequence CGCATGTGCACGCGCCCGGCCGgcaaaccgcccaaaaatatctACTACTACGGCGTAGTACGGTCGATCGATGGATCGGTGGCGACGAGAGGTAGACGAcgatcagatcagatcagatcaggACAGAGGAGAGGAGCGCAGGGCAagagcaagggcaagggcaagggcaagggcaaggcaACCCGAGCAAGCAGGCCGGCCGCGTTGGTCTGGCGTGTGCGTGGCTGCCGCTCTCGCGTCTCGTCGCGCTATAAATGCAGCGGCGACGGGGTCGTTGGCGCCATAAAAGCCAAGCCAAGCCACCACCCCCTCTACTACCTGCTTGCTACTACTCTccatcccatcccatcccatcccatcccGCCCTTTGCTTCTCACCTGCTACTGCTGTCGTCACCGGCCTCGCCTCCCAACCGCACCCGCcggcgcctcgcctcgcctcctgCTTGCTGACCGGAAGGCGGATTCACTGACTCACTGGAGGAGCAAGAGGCTTGAGCTGCTGGTCGATCGCTCTCCGCTCCGGGCAAGCAAGCCATGGATCCGTCGTCGGGCGCGTtcctgccgccgcagccgcaggtgggctccttctccttcccccGGAGCTCCAGCAACGTGTCGCTGTCGTCACTGGCCAGgagcgccagcggcggcagcgccggaCGCGGGAGGGGCGCCACCAGGGGCAGGAGGATGATGCGCAGGGTCTGCCGCGGCGTCATCACCTTCATCTTCGCCATCGGTACGACCCTCTCCTACTCTACTTGCTCACCCCTCTTCTTCTCTTATTCGCTCCTTCATTCCAGCAACTTTGCAGGATGGATTCCACGCCGACCTTCTCTCATCCCCTCAACTTGGGTGTCCGATTTCGGCGTGTGCCTGCCATCTTGCCTAACGTTCtggattttatttattttttgggcTTTTCTGTCCCATGTTCTAGtaattcggtgcaaaaaaatTCGGCTTTTTAATCACCGGCCTCTCAACTTTCAGTTGATTCTGTCTGTCCTTTTTTCCCCCCTATCTCCTTCTTCATTCATGATTTAACACGGTTCCAGCTTTCACCTGTTAGTACTACTAAACTAGATCGTTGGATTGGTTACAACCTCCCAACTTCACAACCACCTTCTTTTCGCTGACGCCACCACAAGCAGCCTCTCTTTTCGCTCCCAATGTCTGAAACATATTGAGATTTGAGAGCCATGTTCTTCCCCGCCACTGAACACTGATTACTGAAGCTGGCACATTTTTGGCCTCAAACATACGAATTGATGGATGGCTCTGATTGTATATGCTTAATTTGGCGCATTAATTAATTCCATAGACCAGTCATCTCTCTTCTTTATACTAAGCAACTTGATTTATGCATGTTGATACTGCAAATTAATTCGAAACCACTGAAGAAGCAAGCAAGCTCATTCGATGCCTGCGTGCATGCAGCTGGTCTGTTCCTGGGAGCCGTGACCGGCGGCCTGATCGGGCTGGCCACGGAGAGCGGCCTGTTCCGCGGCACCGGCATCGGCGCCATCACCGGCGCGCTCGTCTCCATCGAGGTCGTCGACTCCTCCATCCGGCTGTGGCAGGCGCGCCGCTCCGGGATCTGGAGCATCCTCTATGTGGTAAGCACCCGAGCTCCGTAAACACTGTGACTGTGAGTATGGATCGGTGATTAGCTAGCTGACGACAGTATCATTTGTAGACacttttttttgagatttttttttgaagatacTACTACCAGGCACAAGAAGCATGTCGTAGATGGGAGTAGGACAGCAACTCGTAACTGCACACCTGATTGCTTGCGTGCGCTTGCTTGTTCCTGCGTGCATGTCGGCATGTGTTGCTGATTAGTTTATATGATGCATGGATTGTGTTGACAGTGTTGCCCTCTTCCAGTGGCTAATGACGTCTTCATGCCTGCAACTCAAGACTCATTGGGATATTTTTTGGGGGGTTTCTGAACAATTCCTGCCTGCACAAATTTCTTGTGGAATTACTATAGTGTTGCTGCCCAAGAGTCAGGCTGAACTTTTCCTACCTTAATTAGCAGCTTGTAAGAATGTAGGATATTTGTTGCAAAGCAGTCTCTGCATTCTTTGTAGCATACATAACACGGCCACGCGTGATCTATACATCTGCTCACCTTGATCATGGCAGGAGCTGTGTGTGATCTGTAGCTCatgaaaatgaaaaatgaaCGTGGTCCTGAGGCATCACCTCTGAACTGAGCACATCTCTTGTGCTGTCGAATTGGTATCATGCCTGGATTCTGACAGAGCCTAACGCTTGCAAATGTGCTGGTCTTTGTGATGCAGCTGAACGTGATCTACAGCCTCCTGACCGGCAGGCTCGTCCGCGAGAAGGTCGACCCGGCGGTGCAGcgggtggtccggagccaggTCGGTTGATCCACACCATgccatgcatcatgtgcttcgCTGAATCAATGCGGTTATGCAATGCTTCCGTTCCATGCCTGACAGCGCCTGCCATTGCAGATGAACGCGGTGGACTCGTCGCCATTCAGGGAGTCTCCGGACCTGTTCGAGGTGGAGGCCACCAACGGCATGCCGCGGGCGTCCATCGACAAGCTCCCCGAGTCCTGGATCACCGAGGAGTACAAGCGCGACGCCGTCGGCGACCCCTCCGGCTGCTCGGTCTGCCTCCAGGTCCGTAGAACTCTGAACACCTGTGCTCTAGCACATTACCTTATTATCACATTCAGACATCAAAAATAAACTGCTGCATATGTTGCGATGCAAATGTGCTGAAAATTTCTTCCGTCCGTCTTGGATGCTGTTGTTGGTT comes from Panicum virgatum strain AP13 chromosome 4K, P.virgatum_v5, whole genome shotgun sequence and encodes:
- the LOC120704507 gene encoding NEP1-interacting protein 1-like isoform X2, whose product is MLILQINSKPLKKQASSFDACVHAAGLFLGAVTGGLIGLATESGLFRGTGIGAITGALVSIEVVDSSIRLWQARRSGIWSILYVLNVIYSLLTGRLVREKVDPAVQRVVRSQMNAVDSSPFRESPDLFEVEATNGMPRASIDKLPESWITEEYKRDAVGDPSGCSVCLQDFQVGEKVRSLPDCWHVFHVPCIDGWLIKHGSCPLCRRKL
- the LOC120704507 gene encoding NEP1-interacting protein-like 1 isoform X1, with the protein product MDPSSGAFLPPQPQVGSFSFPRSSSNVSLSSLARSASGGSAGRGRGATRGRRMMRRVCRGVITFIFAIAGLFLGAVTGGLIGLATESGLFRGTGIGAITGALVSIEVVDSSIRLWQARRSGIWSILYVLNVIYSLLTGRLVREKVDPAVQRVVRSQMNAVDSSPFRESPDLFEVEATNGMPRASIDKLPESWITEEYKRDAVGDPSGCSVCLQDFQVGEKVRSLPDCWHVFHVPCIDGWLIKHGSCPLCRRKL